The Streptomyces lienomycini sequence TGCGCATGAGCGTCCCGTCCTTCCACTTCAGCGCGGTCGGGTGCGAGTCGATCGGCAGGACCAGGCCCTTGCCGGGGTGCTGGCTGGTGTTGTTGTCCGCCTGGGAGGTGTCCCACTTCCAGATCAGCAGGCCGTTCTGGTACGCGTAGTGCTCGACCCAGTTCGGGCGCTCCGAGAAGCCGAAGTTGTACGGGCCGGTCTTCAGCGTCTTGTCGTACGACGTGTACTGCCGGTTCTCGGCGATGTAGTACTGCGCGTACTCCTTGGTGAAGGAGGCGCCCTTGCGGGTGAAGCCGACCGCCGTCCACGCGTCGTCCGCGGTCTCCGCGTTGTCGGAGAAGAGCGTCTCGCCGTCGGCCGTCACCGCGATCTCGTCGGCGGTGAAGCCCTTCATCGCCAGGCCGCCGTCGGTCTGGTAGCGGAAGCGCAGGTCGATCTTCTTGCCCGCGTAGGCGTCCAGCGGGTAGACCAGCTTGCCGTAGGCGTCCACGGTGGCGCTCAGGGCGGGCTTGTCACTGCCGTCGCGCTGGATCGGCTGCCCGTCGAAGGTGCCGTCGACCGCGGTCCAGTTGGCGCCGCCGTCGGTCGACACCTCGGTGTAGAGGAAGTCGTAGTCGGCCTCGATGTCGTACCAGCCGTCCAGGGTGAGGGAGGCGGACGACTTGCCGGTGAGGTCGACGCTGCGGCTCAGGGTGTTCTTGAGGTCGTTGCCGCTTCCGCTCCACCACTGGGTCTCGCCCTCGGCGGGGGTGACGATCTCGGTGGTCACCTTCTCCTTCGGCAGCTCGACGACCAGGCCCTGCTTGTGCTTGGTGTTGTACTCGGCCAGGCCCAGCTTGTGCCAGGAGTTGACGCCCGCCTTGGCGGTGTCGTAGTTCAGCCAGCCCAGCTGGAGCTTGTCCCAGGCGTTCATGTCGCCGGGCAGGTCGCCGATCTCGTTGCGGCCGGTGCCGAGCCAGGAACCGGACGACATCAGCGTCCAGAAGCCGGTGGAGTTGTCGCCGCCGGCGGTGTCGTAGTGGTCCGGCAGGCCGAGGTCGTGGCCGTACTCGTGGGCGTAGACGCCGAGTCCGCCGTTCTCCGGCTGGATGGTGTAGTCGCCGACCCAGATGCCGGTGTCGCCGATCTGGGTGCCGCCGAGCTTGTTGTCGGCGGGGCCGGTGGCGCCGGCGTCGGTGCCGAAGGCGTACCAGCGGTGGGCCCAGATGGCGTCCTCGCCCTGCGCGCCGCCGCCCGCGGACTCGTCCTCGCCGGCGTGCACGATCTGGAAGTGGTCGATGTAGCCGTCGGGCTCGTTGAAGTCGCCGTCGCCGTCGAAGTCGTAGCGGTCCCACTGGTCGTACTGGGCGAGCTGCGACTTGATCTGGGCGTCGGTGCGGCCGGCCGCCTTCTGGTCCGCGACCCAGGCGGTGACGCCGTCCTGCACCGCGTACCAGGCGCAGTTGTCGGGGTCGCACTTGTTGGAGCCGTACCGGGCCTCGTTGTAGGGCACCTTGACCCAGTCGGAGACCTCGCCGTCGACCGAGTAGCGGCCCGAGGACTGCTTCTCGTAGTACGTCTTGACCGAGTTGACGCCCTTGCCGGAACCGAAGTACAGGTCCTGGAAGTGCTCCTGGTCGTAGTCCTCCTGCCAGGCCGTGGAGTTGTCCGTCCTCCGGTTCGGCTTGGCTATCTCGTTGTGCAGCGGGCCGGCGTCGCCGCCGTAGCGGCTGTCGACCTTGTCGCCGAACTCGACCAGGATGGTGAAGATCTTGTCGGTCTTCTCCCGGCCCAGCTCGACGTACTTGGCGTCGCCCTTCTTGCTCTTCAGCTGGACGACGTTGGAGCCGTCCTTCTTCTTCACCGAGGCGTTGCCGGATATGACCTGCTTCAGGGCCTCCTCACGCTGGGCGGCCTGAGTGTCGCTCAGGGGGCCCTTGAGGTCGTGGGAGCGCGTGGTCTTGTCCGGGCTCGGGTCGTGGCGGTTCACGGCGTCCGGCCGGGACGGCGAGTCCGCCTGGGCCACGCCCGCCGCCGACAGGGTGGCGGTGGCCGCGGCCAGTGCGACGGTGGTCGCCGCGGTTCTGAACGTCCAGGATCTTCTGGTCACTTGAGTTCCTCCCCCGCGTCCACGCGCGCGGAAGGGGGGACAAAGACAGAGCGAAGTCCGCGCACACGTGTTCAACGCGTGTAGTCAAGTGACGACATTTGACTAGAGGTTCCCCGGAAAAGACAGACCTTGACTTGAGCAGAACAAGTGCACTATGCGGAGCCGTGGTTCGCTTTGCGGACACCGGATCGTGACCGTTCCGCGTCCGACGGGCGCGCGAACCCGTCCACGCACCGGACGTCATGAATCCGTGCGCCCCCCGTGCATCGGCCGTGCCGGTTAGGTCGTGCTTACTGCCGGTTCCCCTCGGGCACACAGCGGGTTAGAGTCGCTTGGCGGAACGCCCGGAAGCCGGCGGAAAGCCAGGCCCACAGCCCGTCTCACCCCCATGATGTCTTCCGAGGACACGATGGCCATGCCCCGTCCGACTGCCGCACAGTTCGCCTACGGTTCGTGCACCGTGATCTTCTCGACACTCGCCATGCTGCTGCTGTCGCGGACGAGTTCGGGTCCTGGAGTCGCTCTCATCGCCGTCGCGGCCCTCGCTCTCGGGCTGCTGGTCGCCATGACGGTGCCGCTGCCGAGGACGCGCGCGGTGACCACCGCGCCGGCCCACCGGGGCGCCGCCGACCGGGGGCCCGTGCCGGTGCGTGCGGCGGCCCGGGTCTCCGCGGGCGCGGGTGAGACGACGCGCGGACGAGCCGCCTGAGACCGGGGCCGGGCCCCGGGACGTCCCGCGTTCCCGTGTCCGCCGCGGACCTCAGCGGGTGTTGACCACGACCGTCTTGGCCGCCTTGTCGTGCAGGCCCTGCTTGTAGGGCCGGTCGAAGAAGCTCCAGCCACCCGCGATGATCGTCCACACGCAGGCGCAGCAGAACGCGAACGGGATCCACAGCACCAGCGCGCGGATCAGCGACGTCTGCCCCGAGGGCGTCGCTCCGTCGGACAGGTTGGCCACCCGCATCCCGAGCCACTTCTTGCCGAGCGTCTGCCCCGTCTTGGTGGTCATGTAGGTGTCGTAGCCGACGTAGAGCACGGCGGCGATCAGGGACTGCCAGAAGGACTTGCCGACGGAGACGTCGTCGCCGTCCACCTGGTATTCCTGGACGTTGAAGGCCCAGCTGAGCAGCCAGACCACGATGCCCACGAGGATCATGTCGATGATCCGCGCGAGCGTGCGTCGGCCGCTGTCGGCGAGGGGCGGCATCCCGGCGAGCGGATCGGAGGGGGAGCCGCCTCCGCCGTACGGGTCGCCGCCGTACGGGCCGCCGCCGTAGGGGCCACCGCCGCCGGGGGGAGGCGGGCCGCCGTAGGGGCCACCGCCGTAAGGACCGCCGCCGTCACCGGGGGGCGGGGGTGGGGGCGGGTTGTCGTAGGGGTTCTTCCTCAGCGGGTCGTCGTCCGGCGGCTGCTGCCCGCCGGCGCCGGGGGGCGGTTCGCTGCTCATGTCCCGAGTCGAACCCGGAGTCTCTCTCCTCGCATCCGGCGAGCGGCCGTCCGGAGTAGCGAGGGCGCGTGGTCCGTTCGCCGTCGGGGCGGGGGCTGACGGTGCGTCGGCGGGTGCGGGTGGTTTGTGGTCGCCCGCGCAGTTCCCCGCGCCCCTTATGGGGCGCGTCCACTGCACGGACCTCAAGGGGCGCGGGGAACTGCGCGACCAGCCCCCCACACACCCGCACCCGACCGCGAACCGCTCCTCCCCCGCCCAGCTAGCCCGCGACAAACGTGCCGGCCACCTTGTCGTGCCAGCACTGGTGCCACGGGCGGTCGAACAGGCACCACGCGACCCCGACCACGCCGACGACCAGCAGACCCGGGACGCTGTAGACCAGCCAGCGGCGCAGGGCCGCCCCGAAGGACGGCGGCTCGTGGGCCTCGATGTCCCGCACCTCCAGACCGAGCAGCCTCTTGCCCAGGGTGCGGCCCCACCTGGCGGTGGGCAGCGCCTCGTAGCCGACGCCGAAGAGGAGCAGGACGGCGAGCACGATGCCCAGGTACGTGGACGTCGTGCCGTCCAGCAGCCAGACCGTGACCGTCTCGCCGGAGAGCTTGGCCTGGTCGATCTTGTCGTTGACGTGGTCGGCGGCCTTGACCCCGAGGGGTACGGCGGCCACGGCGGTGACGCCCGCGAGGACGACGGTGTCGATCAGCCGGGCGGCCAGCCGCTTGCCGAGCCCGGCGGGCCTGGCCTCCGCCTGGCGCCGGGCGGCGGCCTGGAACACGTCCTCCACGGGGGGCTTCCACGGGGCGACGGGCTGCTCCTCCCCGCCGGCGAGCCGGTGCACCTGCTGCGCCCAGGACGGCTGCCCGCCGCCCGGACCGGCCGCCGCGACCGGCCCCGGGGCGGCCGGCTGCGGCGCCGCCTGGTGGGGAACCGCGGGGCGGCGGGACCGCTCGTCGGCTGAGCGTGGGGCTGGGGCAGCGGCTGCGGGGCGGAGGGGAGGCGGAGACGGGCGTGGGGCCCTGCCCGGCGGCGGCCCGGGCGGCGGCGTCCTTGCCCGCCCCGAAACCCGGTCCTGAACGGGGACCCGCACCGGAACCGGAACCGGCCCCGCCGGACTGCGCGCCGCCCGCGCGCGGCGGGGCGACCGCGCGGAAGGTCATGGTGCCCTCGTCGGCCGCGGCCGGGGCGCTGCGCGGACCGGCCGCGGGACGGCGGAAGACGAAGGTGCTGCCCGCCTGCCCCTCGGCGCCGCCGGTCGCGGGGGCGCCCTGTGCGGCGGCGTCCCGCGCGGCACCGTCGCCGCCCGCCGGGTCCACGGAGGCGGCACGGGCCGGCCCACCGGGTCCACCAGGTCCACCGGATCCACTAGGTCCACCGGGTCCACCAGGTCCACCGGGTCCACCGGGTCCACCAGGGGACCGTCCCTCACCGGTCCCACCGGCCGCCGCGGCGGTCCCCGCGGCCTCGGCGCGGGGATCACCGGCGGCGCCGTCGGCGGGCAGCCCCGCCTGCCGGGCGTGCGGGACCCTCGGGTCCGCGCCCCGCGCCGGGCCGGGCCAGGCGACCTGCCGGGCCGGTGCGTCGGCGGGGCCGGAGGGGCCCGAGCGGTCGGCGCCCCAGGCCGCGGCGGGCTCCGGATGGCTGCCGTGCTGGGAACCGGTGGCGGGCGGCGGGTCCTCGACCGGGTCCTCGTCGAAGAAGTGCGGGCCGGTCTCCTCGACGGAGGGCCGCGCGCCGGGCGGAGCCGCGAGCGGCTCGCCGTCCTTGGGGGCGGGCCGGCTGGTGCCCGCCACCCAGGAGACGCCGTTCCAGTACCGGACATATCCGGGAATGGACGGGTCCGGGTAATACCCTTCGCGGGGCCTGTCGTCACCGGGGGCCGGGGTTGGGGCGCTCATGTCCGTCGTCCCGTATCTGCTCGGGGGTTGATAGGGGGCCTCAACATCTATCAGACGGGCGCAATCCGCACCGCCGGTCCCGCAGGACCCGCCCCTTTCCGGGCAACCTCGTGCAAGGACCTTCACCCCCGGGACAGAGTCGAGCCCGGAACGGGGGTCGGGAAACAGTTCCGCGAACCCGCGTAATGCTCGCGGCTTCGACCGCTCTCCCTCGTGC is a genomic window containing:
- a CDS encoding RDD family protein; amino-acid sequence: MEDVFQAAARRQAEARPAGLGKRLAARLIDTVVLAGVTAVAAVPLGVKAADHVNDKIDQAKLSGETVTVWLLDGTTSTYLGIVLAVLLLFGVGYEALPTARWGRTLGKRLLGLEVRDIEAHEPPSFGAALRRWLVYSVPGLLVVGVVGVAWCLFDRPWHQCWHDKVAGTFVAG
- a CDS encoding RDD family protein translates to MSSEPPPGAGGQQPPDDDPLRKNPYDNPPPPPPPGDGGGPYGGGPYGGPPPPGGGGPYGGGPYGGDPYGGGGSPSDPLAGMPPLADSGRRTLARIIDMILVGIVVWLLSWAFNVQEYQVDGDDVSVGKSFWQSLIAAVLYVGYDTYMTTKTGQTLGKKWLGMRVANLSDGATPSGQTSLIRALVLWIPFAFCCACVWTIIAGGWSFFDRPYKQGLHDKAAKTVVVNTR
- a CDS encoding immune inhibitor A domain-containing protein, which encodes MTRRSWTFRTAATTVALAAATATLSAAGVAQADSPSRPDAVNRHDPSPDKTTRSHDLKGPLSDTQAAQREEALKQVISGNASVKKKDGSNVVQLKSKKGDAKYVELGREKTDKIFTILVEFGDKVDSRYGGDAGPLHNEIAKPNRRTDNSTAWQEDYDQEHFQDLYFGSGKGVNSVKTYYEKQSSGRYSVDGEVSDWVKVPYNEARYGSNKCDPDNCAWYAVQDGVTAWVADQKAAGRTDAQIKSQLAQYDQWDRYDFDGDGDFNEPDGYIDHFQIVHAGEDESAGGGAQGEDAIWAHRWYAFGTDAGATGPADNKLGGTQIGDTGIWVGDYTIQPENGGLGVYAHEYGHDLGLPDHYDTAGGDNSTGFWTLMSSGSWLGTGRNEIGDLPGDMNAWDKLQLGWLNYDTAKAGVNSWHKLGLAEYNTKHKQGLVVELPKEKVTTEIVTPAEGETQWWSGSGNDLKNTLSRSVDLTGKSSASLTLDGWYDIEADYDFLYTEVSTDGGANWTAVDGTFDGQPIQRDGSDKPALSATVDAYGKLVYPLDAYAGKKIDLRFRYQTDGGLAMKGFTADEIAVTADGETLFSDNAETADDAWTAVGFTRKGASFTKEYAQYYIAENRQYTSYDKTLKTGPYNFGFSERPNWVEHYAYQNGLLIWKWDTSQADNNTSQHPGKGLVLPIDSHPTALKWKDGTLMRNRFQAYDSPFSLYRTDGMTLHKADVAKYVPGSKGVSVFNDRKNDYWDPANPTGGVQITDTNTKIKILKEAKNGSTIELEVGPAGR